Below is a genomic region from Desulfobacter sp..
GTACAGGGATTTACAGTGACAGGGAGTCTGCTGAGCTTCATCTTTTGTCCGGGGCGGGCAAGGTTATCTATTCCCATCCGGCCAAAGACGAGATGGATGCCACTATCGTTTACGGGGTAAACCACGGGATACTCAGGCCTGAGCATGCTGTTATTTCAAATGCCTCGTGCACCTCCAATTGTCTGATTCCCATTCTGGATACCATTGACCAAAAATTGGGTATTGATAACGGGGCCATTACCACCATTCATTCAGCCATGCATGATCAACCCGTGCTGGATGCCTATAATACTGACTTGAGAAAGACAAGGTCTGCGCTTCAGTCCATTATTCCGGTATCCACCTCCCTGGAAAAAGGGATCGGCAGAATTTTAAGTCATTTGGACGGAAAGTTTGAAACCCTGGCCATGCGGGTTCCCACCACCAACGTCTCCATCATGGACATTACCCTTGGGGTGAAAACAGATACCCATGCCCATGAGGTCAACCAGATGCTGGCTCGGGCTGCAGATGGCAAATTAAAGGGGATATTGGGGGTGAGTGATGAGCAGCTGGTCTCCTGTGATTTTAACCATGATCCGCGATCAGCCATTGTGGATTTGCCCCAGACCCGGGTATCAGGACGGCGGATGGTAAAAATTCAGGCCTGGTTTGATAATGAATGGGGGTATTCAAACCGGATGCTGGATACAACCATTGCAGCCATGGAGGCCTGATCCGGTGCTTTAAAAAAAGGGGTGCAGTTTGATATCAAGCTGCATCCCCAAGCGCTTATCCCTATTCTGATGGTTAGACCGGGGCAAAAAAACCAAATCCAGATGATGACAAGATCCTTATGCTTCTTGGTCTAGGGCAATTAATTTTTCTGCAATTTTTTTGAGTTCAACCGGAATGGCATCAATGTCATCAAAGGGGCGTCTGCCTTCCCGGTCAGACTGTACAATTTCATCCAGCTCCGGAAGGAATCCTAAAATTTCATAGTCGCCCATGCTTTCTCGGATCAGGGTTTTATCTTCTTCTGACTTGACCCTATTGCCTAAAACCACAATATTTTTGATGCCGATATCCTGGCCCAGTTTTCGGATTTTATCCGCGGCCACCCGGCTTCTTTTTCCCGGATTGACCACCACCACAAGGGCATCTACAGAGCCTGAGGTGGCACGGCCCAAGTGCTCAACCCCTGCTTCCATATCCATGACCACCACCTCGTTTCTGGCCAGGACCAGATGGTTCATCAATGCCTTTAAAATGGTGGCTTCAGGACAGATACACCCGCTTCCCCCCTGCTGAACCGTGCCCATAACCAATAATTTTACCCCGTCCTTTTCAATGGAGAAACGGTCGGGAATATCATCCACCCTGGGGTTGATGGTGAAAAAGCCTCCCATGGTGCCGGGTTGTGCGCCTGTCCGCTCGGCAATAAGGTCGGAGAGTTCTGCCACCGGGGTGATGGGCTGGGTTTCATCAATGCCCAATCCTGCAGCCAGGTTGGCAACCGGATCTGCATCAATGGCAATAACGCTTGTCTCTTTTTTAATGGCGGCAATGGTTCTGGCGATAAGCGAGGTTACGGTTGTTTTCCCCACCCCGCCTTTGCCGCCGAATGCAAGTTTTAAACTCACTGTCTGCTCCTTGTAGATTATCCCAGCTGCTTTGAGATTTTACCTGTTTCATCAAGAAGGAATATCTTATGTCCCTTGTCTTTTGCAGCGACAAGGATATCATCTTCAATCACGGCATGGACATCATATTTGCCTTTAAAGACGTCCTTGGGCATCAGGGCAAAGCAGGCTTTTGCATCCTGTTTTGTCTTGAATGCAGGAAGAAATTTTTCATTTGTAGCCTCATTGTTGAATCCGATAAATTCTTCGTAGGGTGTTTCCGGATCCTTGACAATCAGGTAATACCAGTTTTCAGTAATTTCCATATTATCCATTAAGAATTTCCTTTTCACAATTGTCCGTTATCAGCCTAAAACATAAGGTCTTATCTTATAAAATAAAGGGGTGACAGGCAAGAAAAGAAAAGCCCCTGTCTGTAATTTACAGACAGGGGCCGGATACAACAAATTTCCCTAAAGGGATTTAGATTTCAAGCCATGAGTCAGAATACAGGGTTTCGCCCATGATGACTTTATAGGTTTTGTAGTATTCGAGCAGTTCACCTTCCAGGCTTGCCGCTCCAGGATCATTTCCGTCCATCAGACCCCAGATCAAATCCTTGATGTCGTCGCGCTGGCCCTTGGCAATGGCAGTCTGTCTTTTGTCAAGCGGATCTGCAATTACCGATTTCATGCCGTATTTCCAGAGCATGCACATATAGGTGGAGTTGAGGATGGGGCGCAGATGCTCTGGCGGACCATTGGAGATGTTGGACAGACCGCAGGTGGATTTTGCACCCGGTGCAATATCTTCAAGCATCATCTGAAAGTTGAGCAGGCTCATGCACTGCTGTTGCTGAATGTTCACAGGCGTTACAATGCCGTCTACCCAGATTTTTTCGTTGGGGATGCCGGCCTCGTTGGCAAAATAAAGGAGTTCAACCGCCAGGGCTGCCCTTTCATTCTCGTCGCGGGGAAGTCCTTCAGGTCCCCACATGAGTGCCACAAAGTCCGCATCATACTGAACTGTCATGGGGACCATGGATTCATACCGCTCTGCCCGGGCCATGATCGAATTGACAATATGAGGTTTGTCAGCGGGTTTGCAGACCTTAAGACCTGCCTCAATGGCGTCGATGTTTGAAGAATCAAGAAGAAGGGGCATTCCCGGCACGGCTTCCTGAACCACGTTAACAACCCAAGGCATCAGCTCTGTACCGAACTTTTTGGCCGGGCCCAGGTTGATGTCAATATAATCCATGCCCAGTTCTTTTTGTCTGAGAACTTCTTCCTGGATGGGTACGGGATTACGTTTGGCAGGATCTGCTTCCTTGAATTCTTTTCCAATGACCGTGGAAATTACATTCAGGCTTTCACCAAAAAGAATCATACTGTTTTCCTTTTACGTTAAATGTGAATCTTTCAGGGGCAGGAAAACCTGCCCCTTTTTAAAACTATTTGGTTTTGAGGAAAGCGGGTAAATGGGCCGCTTCTCTCGGTCCAACGGTTATGGTCCATCCGGGAAGTTCTTCTTCAACATCCCCTGCAATGGCAGCTGCGTAACCCGGGATAATCAATTCAGTATGTTTGACCTTGTCCATGATACCGCTCTTTTTCACAAACATGCCAACATCATCACCGCCAAATTTTCCGGCAGCCCAGGCAGTCAGAACGGAAAGCCCTTCTGAATCCTTGACCAGCAGCCATGCCGGCACCCTGGATGCCTCTATTTCACCTGATACGATGAAATAAGTCAAGGCAAAGTTGGTGGTGACCAGCACCGGTGAATTTTCATCGGGGTTGCCGATTTCAAATATACCTTCGGTCACGGTCATGGGTCTCTGGGGATCGGTAAAAATATTGAGTCTTTCCAGCAACAGCGGGAACAAGGACTCGGATGTAAAATCGGACATCACCACGATGCCGCCGTATTTGGCAACAAACATGCCTGAGATAAGGGTTTCCATATCCAGGTTGGATGCCATTTCACATGGAAAGGTGATGGTGGGAAAGCCCAATGCCTTGTTAGAGGCCTTGAGGGCTGCACGCCGGATGGCAACCTGATCTTCCAGGGCCTGTTTGATCTCACGGGCACCTGTATCCAGAACAAGATCCTTGAGTCCCATGCCGGTGAGTTTTTCAGTCAAAGGAATCAGGGCGTCGACAGAATCGGCCTTGACAGCCAAAGGCAGATCCGCTTCTTTGGCAAGGGCGCCCATCTCATCTGCGTTGGCTTCTGTGGCGGCATAGAGTAAAGGACGTTTAAATCCGGCCTTTTCAACACCTGCCTTCATAACGGAAAGATCTTCGGTCATGAGGATCAGGTTGAACTCGGATTCCTTGGCAATTTTTTCAGCAACAGCTGCAAAGGCATCGTCACCATTGCCTGCATCTTTAACAACCAGAAGTTCGGGTCTCAGGTTCAGGCCTACCCGCTCAAACTGGAATGCATTGTATACTTTTAATTTAGTGTCAAGGTCTCCAAGGTCCACGTCTGAGCTGATTGTAGCAGCGAGAATTGTGGGATTGAAAAATGTTTTTTCATGTCTGTAAAGAACGGTTTCCCCGCCGGTGGTGGTTTTACGGACACCTTTGCCTAAGGCCACAGGCCGGATGGGAGGTGCGGATGCTTCGGCTAACTTTTCCTTGGCTTCGTCAGAAACGTAGGGGCAGCTGTCCAATTCCGCCTTACCCGATGCAAGATTCATTGCAAAGGCAAGACAGGTGGGCACTCCGCACTCCTTACAATTGGTCTTGGGCAGGAGTTTGAATATTTGAATACCGGTTAATGCCATTTTTATCTCCTTAAGTCTTTCTTACGCTTTGGGTGGCCCGGAAGAAGGATCTTCCGGGCCTTTGGTATTATACAATTAGCCTACAAGTGATTCCATGTCCAGGGCAGGATGGCCTTTTTCCTGGAGAAAGGGAAGGATCTCTTCTTCGGTCATACCCACGGTTTCATCGGCAATTTTATCCCAGAGATCAGGTACGCCCATCTCTGCGGCACGTTTGTCAATGCGTTCTTTGAGTTCGTCTTTGAGCATCTTGGGCATCCAGACCATTCTCAACAGTCCGCCGTCTCCCAGGATGAATTTACCCTGGGTGATGTTATGTTTTGAATGACCCACAAATCCCGGAGAAGATGCACCGCCGCCCATGACACCGGCAAGGGTGGTGAACTTCATACCGCAGGGGGTTTCTCCTGAATAATCACGGCCAACCGTCATGACACCGTTACACATGGGCAGCATGGCAGCAATACATTCGCAGCAGCCG
It encodes:
- a CDS encoding dihydropteroate synthase, whose protein sequence is MILFGESLNVISTVIGKEFKEADPAKRNPVPIQEEVLRQKELGMDYIDINLGPAKKFGTELMPWVVNVVQEAVPGMPLLLDSSNIDAIEAGLKVCKPADKPHIVNSIMARAERYESMVPMTVQYDADFVALMWGPEGLPRDENERAALAVELLYFANEAGIPNEKIWVDGIVTPVNIQQQQCMSLLNFQMMLEDIAPGAKSTCGLSNISNGPPEHLRPILNSTYMCMLWKYGMKSVIADPLDKRQTAIAKGQRDDIKDLIWGLMDGNDPGAASLEGELLEYYKTYKVIMGETLYSDSWLEI
- a CDS encoding AAA family ATPase — protein: MSLKLAFGGKGGVGKTTVTSLIARTIAAIKKETSVIAIDADPVANLAAGLGIDETQPITPVAELSDLIAERTGAQPGTMGGFFTINPRVDDIPDRFSIEKDGVKLLVMGTVQQGGSGCICPEATILKALMNHLVLARNEVVVMDMEAGVEHLGRATSGSVDALVVVVNPGKRSRVAADKIRKLGQDIGIKNIVVLGNRVKSEEDKTLIRESMGDYEILGFLPELDEIVQSDREGRRPFDDIDAIPVELKKIAEKLIALDQEA
- a CDS encoding erythrose-4-phosphate dehydrogenase, which translates into the protein MTYNIAINGYGRIGRCVARALYESSRFKEKLNLVAINETANPGTLYHLTRYDSTHGRFPVEIKTSAQGLIIGADQIYLFREKNIVNLPWKDLGVDVVLDCTGIYSDRESAELHLLSGAGKVIYSHPAKDEMDATIVYGVNHGILRPEHAVISNASCTSNCLIPILDTIDQKLGIDNGAITTIHSAMHDQPVLDAYNTDLRKTRSALQSIIPVSTSLEKGIGRILSHLDGKFETLAMRVPTTNVSIMDITLGVKTDTHAHEVNQMLARAADGKLKGILGVSDEQLVSCDFNHDPRSAIVDLPQTRVSGRRMVKIQAWFDNEWGYSNRMLDTTIAAMEA
- a CDS encoding acetyl-CoA decarbonylase/synthase complex subunit gamma translates to MALTGIQIFKLLPKTNCKECGVPTCLAFAMNLASGKAELDSCPYVSDEAKEKLAEASAPPIRPVALGKGVRKTTTGGETVLYRHEKTFFNPTILAATISSDVDLGDLDTKLKVYNAFQFERVGLNLRPELLVVKDAGNGDDAFAAVAEKIAKESEFNLILMTEDLSVMKAGVEKAGFKRPLLYAATEANADEMGALAKEADLPLAVKADSVDALIPLTEKLTGMGLKDLVLDTGAREIKQALEDQVAIRRAALKASNKALGFPTITFPCEMASNLDMETLISGMFVAKYGGIVVMSDFTSESLFPLLLERLNIFTDPQRPMTVTEGIFEIGNPDENSPVLVTTNFALTYFIVSGEIEASRVPAWLLVKDSEGLSVLTAWAAGKFGGDDVGMFVKKSGIMDKVKHTELIIPGYAAAIAGDVEEELPGWTITVGPREAAHLPAFLKTK